The genomic window TAACACTAaggttttaaaattatcaaattctCAACacaaaatcaattcaatttatataGCAAACAAAAACCCATTTCCTTATaagattcaattcaatttatatacACTCTGGAAGAGAAACTGCAACAAAAGGGAAATTAAAAGGCAATATTATCAAGGCCTCAGACATCCAAGGAAGGATTAAAGCAGCAATAGCTCTCAAGCCCGGCGAAGGCGAAAGCTCTTAGGCGGCCACTGCGAATGTTTAGAGAAACAAGCCTTAAAAGTTATCATCATAGGCCTTAACTGCATTTTTGCCTAAAATTCAAAGCCATTTTCAAGATCTAAAATTCATAGATgcaaaccctaaaccccaaatcaCAACTaaaagatgagaagagaaatgagGAAAGTACCGCTTGGAGAAGTTGGAGTCAGACGTGACGGTGATTTTGGTCTTGTCGCGGGTGACGGTGACGGAGTCGCCAAGAGCACCGGCTTTGCCGCCTACCTTGATCCGTTCCTGGAGGAACTTTTCGAGTGAGGCAATGTCCATGATCTTATCTTCAACCGGCTTAGCACAGTCGATAGTAAAGGTCGCTCCTTTCTTCTTCCCCTTGGGTCCCACTGCTGCACCACGACTCATCTTCGCACCAACTCACTGCGTTTCCACCGAgtcaaatcataaaaaaaaggaACGGAAAAAATAAAGGAGGAAGCTAGGTTTAGAGGGAGAAATTACCTTAGTTGCCGCAGCGTATTTTTGAAGATAATAATCAACGGCGGCGAAGTTACGAATGCTTATGGCGGAGTCTATATATCGATTCCCAGGTCTAGGGTTTTCAAGGATTCTTATTTAAGTGTgtaaaatttgggctaaaatgctAAATAGATAGGAAATGAACAGAAAAGAAATGAATTGTTGTTTTTGTCCAAACCCAAATTAACCCTATTTTAGCCCAAAAAGGATTACGGCATAATATGTTTTTTTGCTACAATTTTAACCCTAATTATAATGTTGAtccaatattaaaaaatataatgaaaaatttagtttctaatgtttatattttttttatcaatttcgctctcaatttttttaaagagtTCAATTTGACCACcaacctttaaaaaaaaagtagaatCATTGTTTTTCAAacgaaaatattgactaaaatttataaatttttaaacacgagAATCCATGTGTActtaatactttttttaatttttatatattatttacatttttatttttaatatttttataaatttaaattatttattgatgtaTCAAATAAGACAAATATTATGTTAGTATGAAGTACATATGGTCTATCATACGAGTTACCGCtctaatatcattaaaattttaatgttttaatctatatttttattaaaataagttatttgactatttttaaaaaaaaattaataccaaaatttaaccaaaaaatatctGAATTATGACATTTCgtaatatatatttctttattattactcctataaa from Gossypium hirsutum isolate 1008001.06 chromosome D12, Gossypium_hirsutum_v2.1, whole genome shotgun sequence includes these protein-coding regions:
- the LOC107946071 gene encoding 60S ribosomal protein L22-2 translates to MSRGAAVGPKGKKKGATFTIDCAKPVEDKIMDIASLEKFLQERIKVGGKAGALGDSVTVTRDKTKITVTSDSNFSKRYLKYLTKKYLKKHNVRDWLRVIASNKDRSVYELRYFNIAENEGEEEE